A genomic segment from Trueperaceae bacterium encodes:
- the ureG gene encoding urease accessory protein UreG — translation MKPSSSTRPVKIGIGGPVGSGKTALLDTLCKRLRDQYSLAVVTNDIFTFEDAEFLSRSGALPLERIRGVQTGGCPHTAIREDTSINSEAIGDLQDRFPDLDILFLESGGDNLAASFSPELVDVSIYVIDVSGGDKVPRKGGPGVTRSDLLIINKIDLAPFVGADLEVMAHDARELRKDSPQYFSNLKTGEGVDTIINWITQEVLFEEVSS, via the coding sequence ATGAAACCATCATCGAGCACACGTCCAGTGAAGATTGGTATTGGTGGGCCAGTTGGTTCGGGCAAAACAGCCTTACTCGACACCCTATGCAAAAGACTACGAGATCAATACAGCCTTGCCGTAGTCACGAACGACATATTTACTTTTGAGGACGCTGAATTCCTGAGCCGATCCGGTGCACTGCCACTAGAGCGCATCCGAGGGGTCCAGACCGGCGGATGTCCCCACACTGCTATCCGGGAAGATACCTCGATTAATAGCGAAGCCATAGGTGATTTACAGGACAGGTTTCCTGACTTAGACATATTGTTCCTAGAATCTGGAGGCGACAATCTTGCAGCTTCCTTTAGTCCTGAATTGGTGGACGTAAGTATTTATGTTATCGATGTCTCAGGCGGAGACAAAGTACCTCGTAAGGGAGGTCCTGGCGTAACCCGCAGCGATCTACTGATCATCAATAAAATTGACCTTGCTCCTTTCGTCGGAGCAGACTTGGAGGTAATGGCACACGATGCTAGAGAACTCCGAAAGGATAGCCCTCAATATTTCAGCAACCTCAAGACGGGGGAAGGGGTAGATACAATCATTAACTGGATTACTCAAGAAGTGCTATTCGAAGAGGTCTCTAGCTGA
- a CDS encoding NAD-dependent deacetylase has translation MENIRPFVDLLQSSQTLVLSGTGISTESGIPDYRGTQSVSNTQKKIYYREFLLQAKVRQRYWARSLFGWQNMSSSVPNSGHQALSQLESDGFITGILTQNVDGLHQVAGSKNVLELHGNLSFVKCLKCGVDETRVNLQRRLVKLNPHIQLDWVNIYPDGDAEVAEDSTDNFNVPGCLQCGGLLKQEVVFFGENVPKGKVDFALEMLEQAGSLLVVGTSLTVFSGYRFVSRARKAGKPIGIINMGSTRGDSDALIRLHAPLGKTLTELALLCSNNR, from the coding sequence GTGGAAAATATTAGGCCTTTTGTTGATCTACTTCAAAGTAGCCAGACTCTGGTTTTGAGTGGCACAGGGATAAGTACCGAGTCCGGTATCCCAGATTATCGTGGAACGCAATCAGTAAGTAATACGCAAAAAAAGATTTATTACAGAGAGTTTTTACTCCAGGCGAAGGTTCGCCAGCGTTACTGGGCCCGGAGCCTATTCGGGTGGCAAAACATGAGCTCTTCTGTTCCCAATAGTGGACACCAGGCATTATCCCAGCTAGAAAGTGATGGCTTTATCACGGGAATATTGACCCAAAATGTTGATGGTCTCCACCAAGTTGCTGGCAGTAAGAACGTGCTTGAACTCCATGGAAACTTGTCTTTTGTGAAGTGCCTCAAATGCGGTGTTGATGAAACCAGAGTGAATCTACAGAGGCGTCTAGTGAAGCTTAATCCCCATATACAGTTGGATTGGGTCAATATTTATCCTGATGGAGACGCAGAAGTCGCAGAAGACTCGACCGATAACTTTAACGTACCTGGGTGTTTACAGTGTGGTGGCCTACTAAAACAAGAAGTTGTTTTTTTTGGGGAGAATGTGCCAAAGGGTAAAGTTGATTTTGCGCTAGAGATGTTGGAACAAGCTGGAAGCCTTTTAGTAGTTGGTACTTCTCTGACAGTATTTTCGGGATATCGTTTTGTTTCCAGAGCTCGTAAGGCGGGAAAGCCGATTGGTATTATTAATATGGGTTCGACGCGTGGTGATTCGGATGCCCTAATTCGTTTACATGCGCCTCTTGGCAAAACGCTAACGGAGTTAGCCTTATTGTGCTCAAACAACAGGTAG
- a CDS encoding sulfatase, with protein MKAIMVMFDSLNRHMLPPYGCDWIHAPNFERLAQRAITFNRSYVGSMPCMPARRELHTGRYNFLHRSWGPLEPFDDSAPAILNDRGVYSHLITDHHHYWEDGAGATYHNRYSSAEFVRGQEGDLWKAHVDPPAPPVVPRGFNKQLTEPDSMQVQDWINRSYMDTPEKQSQHRVFDLALEFLDTNSEADDWFLQVETFDPHEPFFTHSKYEDLYPHDYAGLLFDWPAYSRVTEPPKQVEHARLKYASLVSMCDEQLGRVLDVMDQQELWNDTMLIVCTDHGFLLGEHDWWGKAVMPWYDHLANTPLFIWDPRSGCCGETRESLVQIIDLPATLLEYFGVPCPASMQGRPLRSTLENDTPVREAALFGAFGGYVNCTDGRYVYMRAPISKNEPIYEYTLMPAHMRNPFSVEELQETVIVPPFDFTKGCPVMKISGNEIIKSKSFKTLLFDVEKDPGQEWPIKDPVVEKQMISHLLRLLDETDAPPDQLFRLGLS; from the coding sequence ATGAAGGCCATCATGGTGATGTTCGATTCGCTCAATCGACATATGTTGCCACCTTACGGGTGCGATTGGATTCATGCGCCGAACTTTGAGCGATTAGCGCAAAGAGCAATTACCTTTAATCGATCTTATGTTGGCAGTATGCCGTGTATGCCAGCCCGGCGGGAACTTCATACGGGACGCTACAATTTTCTCCATCGAAGCTGGGGCCCACTTGAGCCTTTTGATGACTCGGCGCCAGCTATTTTAAATGACCGGGGTGTTTACAGTCACCTTATTACTGACCATCATCACTATTGGGAGGATGGTGCTGGAGCGACCTATCACAATCGCTATAGCAGCGCCGAATTTGTTCGTGGTCAGGAGGGTGATCTTTGGAAAGCCCACGTGGATCCGCCAGCACCACCTGTTGTGCCTCGTGGATTCAATAAACAACTTACTGAGCCTGACTCCATGCAAGTACAAGATTGGATTAATCGCAGTTATATGGATACTCCAGAGAAACAATCTCAGCACCGAGTGTTTGACTTGGCCCTAGAGTTCCTGGATACGAACAGCGAAGCGGATGACTGGTTTTTACAGGTTGAAACCTTCGATCCTCACGAGCCGTTCTTCACCCACTCGAAGTACGAGGACCTCTACCCACACGACTACGCAGGACTTCTATTTGATTGGCCAGCCTATTCCCGTGTTACTGAGCCGCCGAAGCAAGTAGAGCACGCCCGGCTAAAGTATGCCTCGTTGGTAAGCATGTGTGACGAACAGCTCGGAAGAGTTCTTGATGTCATGGATCAGCAGGAGTTATGGAATGACACCATGCTGATTGTATGTACTGACCACGGGTTCCTTCTGGGCGAACATGATTGGTGGGGGAAGGCGGTTATGCCGTGGTATGACCACTTGGCTAATACCCCGCTATTCATATGGGATCCCCGAAGTGGTTGTTGCGGTGAAACCCGTGAAAGCCTAGTCCAAATTATCGACCTTCCGGCAACCCTTCTTGAATACTTCGGGGTACCCTGCCCAGCCTCGATGCAGGGCAGACCCCTTCGCTCTACACTCGAGAATGACACGCCTGTTCGAGAGGCTGCTCTATTTGGTGCCTTCGGGGGGTACGTCAACTGTACGGACGGCCGATACGTCTACATGCGGGCTCCGATCAGTAAGAATGAACCGATTTATGAGTACACCTTGATGCCGGCCCACATGAGAAATCCTTTTTCTGTTGAAGAACTACAGGAGACAGTCATAGTTCCACCATTTGATTTTACCAAGGGCTGTCCTGTCATGAAAATCTCTGGAAACGAAATCATAAAATCAAAGTCATTTAAGACATTGCTATTCGATGTCGAGAAGGACCCTGGTCAGGAGTGGCCAATCAAAGATCCTGTAGTGGAGAAACAGATGATCAGCCACTTGTTGCGACTTCTTGACGAGACGGATGCCCCACCGGACCAATTATTTCGACTTGGCCTGAGCTAA
- a CDS encoding urease subunit alpha, whose protein sequence is MKISRSAYAGLYGPTTGDRIRLGDTELLLEIEEDHTLHGEEVVFGGGKVIRDGQGQSQRTRAEGTPDLVITRAIIIDHWGIIKADVGIRDGCICGIGRAGNPDIQDGITPGLEIGPGTEILSGEGKILTAGGIDAHIHFISPQQAYEALYSGITTMIGGGTGPVEGTKATTSTPGAWNLHRMLEACEGLPLNFGFLGNGNASRPEALVEQIEAGALGLKLHEDWGTTPSVIDVALTVADNYDVQVAIHTDTLNESGFVENTLAAFKGRTIHTYHSEGAGGGHAPDILKAVGESHVLPSSTNPTMPYTINTLEEHLDMLMVCHHLSRNVPEDVAFAESRIRPETMAAEDVLHDIGAISIMASDSQAMGRVGEVISRTWQTAHKMKLERGPLTPDSTRNDNARIKRYLSKYTINPAIAHGISGDVGSIAVGKLADLCLWHPAFFGVKPDLILKSGFVVASIMGDPNASIPTPEPVRYRAMFGALGKSPSTLCYHFVSSTSIEKGSLPNSLTRQARPVTATRKLTKANMIHNDALPEITVNPDSYEVTIDGEKVRSKAATEVALAQRYFLF, encoded by the coding sequence GTGAAAATCTCGCGCTCTGCTTATGCTGGGCTTTACGGACCAACAACAGGAGATCGAATTCGCCTGGGTGATACCGAGCTCTTACTAGAAATTGAGGAGGATCACACACTTCATGGCGAGGAGGTGGTCTTCGGGGGAGGCAAAGTCATTCGTGATGGGCAGGGGCAGTCCCAGCGTACACGGGCTGAAGGCACTCCCGACTTAGTGATAACCCGTGCAATTATCATAGACCACTGGGGGATTATTAAGGCGGACGTCGGTATTCGCGATGGATGCATATGCGGCATTGGACGAGCAGGTAACCCCGACATCCAAGATGGAATCACGCCTGGCCTAGAAATAGGGCCAGGCACCGAAATACTCTCTGGAGAAGGGAAGATTCTAACTGCGGGAGGCATCGACGCACACATCCACTTTATTAGCCCACAGCAGGCCTATGAAGCTCTATACAGTGGCATAACGACCATGATTGGTGGCGGTACTGGACCTGTTGAAGGGACCAAAGCGACAACTAGTACACCAGGCGCCTGGAACCTTCATCGGATGCTCGAAGCTTGCGAGGGTTTACCCCTCAACTTTGGTTTCCTAGGAAACGGTAACGCCTCGCGCCCCGAGGCGCTGGTAGAGCAAATTGAAGCCGGAGCGCTAGGACTGAAGTTACACGAGGACTGGGGAACTACCCCCTCAGTCATCGATGTAGCACTCACAGTGGCCGACAACTATGACGTTCAGGTCGCAATCCACACAGATACTCTTAACGAGTCAGGTTTCGTAGAAAATACCCTTGCGGCGTTTAAGGGACGTACCATTCATACGTATCATAGTGAGGGTGCAGGTGGTGGCCACGCCCCGGACATCTTGAAGGCTGTAGGGGAATCTCACGTCCTTCCGTCATCAACTAATCCCACCATGCCATATACAATCAACACGCTTGAGGAGCACCTTGACATGCTGATGGTTTGTCACCATTTGAGCCGTAATGTTCCAGAAGACGTGGCATTTGCTGAATCTCGCATCCGGCCAGAAACAATGGCTGCAGAAGATGTACTCCACGATATTGGTGCCATTAGCATTATGGCTTCCGATTCCCAAGCAATGGGTCGAGTCGGTGAGGTAATTAGTCGCACCTGGCAAACAGCTCACAAGATGAAACTTGAACGCGGACCATTAACTCCAGACTCCACTAGAAACGATAATGCCCGGATCAAACGTTATTTATCAAAGTACACTATAAATCCAGCAATAGCCCATGGGATCTCCGGTGATGTTGGTTCGATAGCTGTTGGAAAACTTGCGGACTTGTGTCTCTGGCACCCAGCTTTCTTTGGGGTAAAACCTGACTTGATTCTTAAGAGTGGTTTCGTGGTTGCTTCCATTATGGGTGACCCCAATGCCTCTATTCCTACGCCAGAGCCGGTCCGTTACCGCGCCATGTTCGGTGCCCTTGGTAAATCCCCTTCAACTCTCTGTTATCACTTCGTCTCAAGCACCTCAATCGAGAAAGGATCCTTACCAAATTCGTTGACTCGACAAGCCCGCCCAGTGACTGCCACCCGGAAGCTGACGAAGGCTAACATGATTCACAATGATGCTCTCCCTGAGATTACCGTCAACCCCGATAGTTATGAAGTTACCATCGACGGGGAAAAGGTCCGAAGCAAAGCAGCCACCGAAGTAGCTCTTGCCCAACGGTACTTCCTCTTCTAA
- a CDS encoding urease accessory protein UreE has translation MPNTDQHPIFRISNLPISTGETSNLKIVELYMTSHERQRVRRRVVAPDGINLALELPTGTMLQVGQVLHKTQNCIYIVQAATEEVLVMEPRNRKDAARIGYLVGNLHRDIVIEEKKILTLWDNALAQRLAKEEIPVRQEQRAFTGNAPGEHSH, from the coding sequence ATGCCTAATACCGACCAACACCCTATATTCCGCATTAGCAACCTCCCTATCAGCACCGGGGAAACATCAAACCTAAAGATTGTGGAATTGTACATGACCTCACATGAAAGACAGCGGGTTAGACGCCGAGTAGTAGCCCCAGATGGTATCAACTTGGCCCTTGAGCTCCCAACTGGGACAATGCTCCAGGTAGGACAAGTGCTGCACAAAACACAAAATTGCATCTACATCGTACAAGCAGCTACAGAAGAAGTATTGGTTATGGAACCTCGAAATCGCAAGGACGCTGCACGAATCGGTTATTTAGTCGGAAATCTTCATAGAGATATCGTCATTGAGGAGAAAAAAATCCTAACCCTTTGGGACAACGCACTAGCGCAGAGGCTAGCAAAAGAAGAAATTCCGGTGCGACAAGAACAACGAGCTTTCACTGGTAATGCCCCTGGTGAACACAGTCACTAA
- a CDS encoding short-chain dehydrogenase — protein MNRIDGKFAVVTGGTQGLGAAIARKFAELGAKGIVTCGRSTSKGTIIADSIQNETGCLVHFVTADLAKVTDCRNVIAAADKYFGRIDVLINAAGLTDRGDILSTSEELFDRLFAVNTRGPFFLMQDSLKIMLREKTEGSIVNIGSTSALAGQPFLSAYCASKGALATLTRNSAFAVLRNKIRINQLNIGWMASEGEHQVQSQFHGAPPDWLEKAGQKQPFERLLTPEEVARAVTFLASDDAGMMTGAVINFDQSVWGAYSSDPPTPETPLSL, from the coding sequence TTGAACCGAATAGATGGGAAATTTGCTGTAGTTACTGGTGGCACGCAGGGTCTAGGTGCGGCTATTGCCAGAAAGTTTGCTGAATTAGGGGCTAAAGGAATCGTAACGTGCGGTCGAAGTACTTCAAAGGGTACGATAATCGCGGATTCTATACAAAATGAAACTGGGTGTCTAGTTCATTTCGTAACAGCAGACCTCGCTAAAGTTACTGACTGTAGAAATGTGATAGCAGCTGCTGATAAGTACTTTGGCCGCATCGATGTCCTGATCAACGCTGCCGGATTGACAGATCGTGGGGACATACTTAGTACCAGTGAAGAACTTTTCGATCGCTTGTTCGCAGTAAACACACGAGGGCCATTCTTTCTCATGCAAGACTCCCTAAAAATCATGCTACGAGAAAAGACCGAGGGTTCTATCGTCAACATCGGATCCACATCTGCGCTGGCAGGACAACCATTTCTCTCAGCATATTGTGCCTCTAAAGGTGCCCTAGCAACTCTTACCAGGAATAGCGCCTTCGCGGTATTACGTAACAAAATTCGCATCAATCAACTAAATATTGGTTGGATGGCATCCGAAGGCGAACATCAAGTCCAAAGTCAGTTTCACGGTGCACCACCGGACTGGTTAGAAAAGGCTGGCCAAAAACAACCATTCGAACGGCTCCTTACGCCTGAGGAGGTCGCCCGTGCAGTTACGTTTCTGGCGTCAGATGATGCGGGAATGATGACTGGTGCAGTAATTAACTTTGACCAGTCTGTGTGGGGTGCGTATTCCTCTGACCCACCCACTCCTGAAACACCATTAAGCTTGTAA
- the iolD gene encoding 3D-(3,5/4)-trihydroxycyclohexane-1,2-dione acylhydrolase (decyclizing), translating into MNRETVRLTMAQALVKYLCNQFIKIDGEIVPLFAGVFGIFGHGNVTCLGEALEEVKDLLPTWRGQNEQSMALAGIAFAKAKRRRQIMIATSSIGPGSTNMVTAAGVAHANRLPLLILSGDVFANRRPDPVLQQVEHFGNPTTSVNDAFRAVSRYWDQITHPEQIISSLPKAIATMIDPADCGPAFLGLCQDTQELAYDYPAEFFEETVHSITRPRPDRKTLLAAAEKLKTAERPLIISGGGTRYSLAESVLAEFAEAHNIPIAETVAGKGTLVHNHLMHIGPIGVTGSSSANIMAAEADVVLAVGTRLQDFTTGSWTVFSHDADFIGVNTARWDASKHRALAVVGDALETIKELGQLLGNWQASPKWAEKGRSEFASWNDILDQHQSREAGSTITYAQVIGLVNQKVGDRDLLITAAGGLPGEVVKGWRVKTPGTFDCEYGYSCMGYEIAGGWGAAMADKTRTPIVLVGDGSYLMMNSDIYSSVLSGHKMIIVVCDNEGFASINQLQNAKGSTSFNNLLKDCKVERSLTVDFSAHAKSMGALSRHCSDLNDLEEAMEWAQTTDRTTVVSIKTDAFSWVPGGASWDVGVPEVSKREEVRKARKDHEEIRARQRIGV; encoded by the coding sequence ATGAACAGAGAAACAGTTCGCTTGACCATGGCACAAGCCCTAGTAAAGTATTTGTGCAATCAGTTCATTAAAATTGATGGAGAAATCGTACCTCTATTTGCCGGTGTATTCGGAATTTTTGGTCACGGCAATGTAACTTGTTTAGGCGAAGCGCTCGAAGAAGTTAAAGATCTCCTGCCAACCTGGCGGGGGCAGAATGAGCAGTCCATGGCACTAGCCGGAATTGCATTTGCCAAAGCTAAACGACGCCGCCAAATAATGATTGCCACGTCTTCAATCGGCCCAGGTTCAACAAATATGGTGACTGCCGCGGGTGTTGCACACGCTAATCGGTTACCACTGTTGATTTTGAGCGGCGATGTTTTCGCTAATCGTAGACCCGACCCAGTACTCCAGCAAGTAGAACACTTCGGAAACCCAACTACCTCTGTTAATGATGCCTTCAGGGCAGTATCCCGCTATTGGGACCAGATCACTCATCCAGAACAAATTATTTCATCCCTGCCTAAGGCTATCGCCACAATGATTGACCCAGCCGATTGCGGCCCAGCGTTCCTCGGGCTGTGTCAGGACACTCAAGAGTTGGCCTACGATTACCCTGCAGAGTTCTTTGAAGAAACCGTGCATTCTATAACCCGGCCGCGTCCTGACCGAAAAACTTTACTTGCGGCAGCAGAAAAACTAAAAACTGCAGAGCGGCCCCTTATTATTTCTGGTGGCGGTACCCGTTACTCTCTAGCTGAGAGTGTACTTGCGGAGTTTGCCGAAGCACACAACATACCTATCGCCGAAACTGTAGCTGGAAAAGGGACGCTCGTGCACAATCATTTGATGCATATCGGTCCGATAGGCGTCACCGGTTCTAGTTCAGCAAACATTATGGCTGCTGAAGCTGATGTAGTTCTAGCTGTAGGAACGCGCCTACAGGATTTCACCACTGGATCCTGGACTGTATTTTCACATGATGCTGATTTCATCGGCGTTAACACGGCTCGCTGGGATGCATCTAAACACCGTGCTCTAGCCGTAGTCGGTGATGCCTTGGAAACCATAAAAGAGTTGGGCCAGCTGCTTGGTAATTGGCAGGCCAGCCCAAAATGGGCAGAGAAGGGTCGCAGTGAATTTGCATCATGGAACGATATTCTTGACCAACATCAAAGCCGAGAAGCCGGTTCGACAATTACTTACGCGCAAGTTATAGGTTTGGTAAACCAAAAAGTAGGAGACCGAGATCTTTTGATCACCGCTGCGGGTGGCCTACCAGGAGAGGTAGTGAAAGGCTGGAGGGTTAAGACTCCTGGAACGTTTGACTGCGAATACGGTTATTCGTGTATGGGTTACGAAATTGCGGGTGGTTGGGGGGCAGCAATGGCTGATAAAACACGTACACCAATCGTGTTGGTAGGAGACGGATCTTACCTTATGATGAACTCAGACATATATTCTTCTGTCCTCAGCGGCCACAAAATGATAATCGTGGTTTGCGACAATGAAGGTTTTGCATCGATTAACCAATTACAAAACGCAAAAGGTAGTACGTCATTTAACAACTTGCTCAAAGACTGTAAAGTCGAACGATCTCTTACGGTTGATTTTTCGGCCCACGCCAAATCAATGGGAGCCCTGTCTCGGCATTGTTCTGACCTCAATGATCTTGAAGAAGCAATGGAGTGGGCACAAACCACTGATCGTACAACCGTTGTATCAATCAAGACAGACGCATTTTCGTGGGTGCCAGGTGGTGCATCTTGGGATGTCGGTGTGCCCGAAGTAAGTAAACGAGAAGAAGTACGGAAAGCGCGTAAAGATCATGAGGAAATCCGCGCCCGACAACGTATTGGAGTGTAG
- a CDS encoding cold-shock protein → MATGKVKWFSSEKGYGFIEQDDGGNDVFVHFSSIQGDGYRNLNEGDEVTFEVEQGQKGLQATQVTVTNAAPGGGGGY, encoded by the coding sequence ATGGCAACAGGTAAGGTCAAATGGTTTAGCAGTGAAAAAGGCTACGGATTCATCGAACAGGATGATGGTGGCAACGACGTCTTCGTACACTTTTCTTCGATTCAGGGCGATGGATATCGCAACCTAAACGAAGGTGACGAAGTCACATTTGAGGTCGAGCAGGGCCAGAAGGGTCTACAGGCAACCCAAGTGACGGTCACGAACGCCGCACCGGGTGGTGGGGGCGGCTACTAG
- a CDS encoding ferredoxin, producing the protein MPHIIAEPCIGTKDSSCVDVCPVECIYETDEMFYIHPEECIDCGACIPACPVEAIFLEEDVPAEWEPYIAKNYQLSGL; encoded by the coding sequence ATGCCCCATATTATTGCTGAACCCTGCATAGGCACTAAGGACTCGTCGTGTGTTGACGTCTGCCCCGTTGAATGCATATATGAGACCGACGAAATGTTCTATATTCATCCGGAAGAGTGTATTGATTGCGGAGCCTGTATTCCTGCCTGCCCGGTCGAAGCGATTTTCCTAGAAGAGGATGTACCAGCCGAGTGGGAGCCTTACATAGCGAAGAACTATCAACTTTCTGGGTTGTAA
- a CDS encoding urease subunit gamma, producing the protein MRLTERELDKLTIFTAGEVARRRKNRGLKLNHPEAVALITAEILEGIRDGQSVADLMSFGTQILTRDDVMEGIPEMIPEIQVEGTFPDGTKLVTIHDPIR; encoded by the coding sequence ATGCGACTGACCGAACGAGAACTTGACAAACTCACGATCTTTACGGCCGGCGAGGTAGCTCGGCGGCGTAAGAACAGAGGATTAAAACTCAATCATCCTGAGGCAGTAGCGTTGATCACAGCAGAGATCCTAGAGGGAATACGAGACGGACAAAGCGTAGCTGATTTGATGTCTTTCGGAACTCAAATCTTAACTCGTGATGACGTTATGGAGGGAATTCCAGAAATGATCCCCGAGATTCAGGTGGAGGGCACATTTCCGGATGGCACCAAACTCGTGACTATCCATGACCCAATCCGGTAA
- a CDS encoding NAD-dependent epimerase — protein sequence MKVVITGGAGFVGLRLARHLLNRGTLIGPSGNQEPIERLLLFDQTVPEFRPDGLDNRVEFISGDISDRETVFNLINQKDISVFHLASVVSGGGEKDFDLAIRVNLHGALHIFEALRAQEGSPRLVFASSIAVFGGDTMPSIVSDNTKQTPQTTYGVTKSICELLINDYSRKGFFDGRTARLPTVIVRPGKPNAAASSFVSGVFREPLAGLDFVLPVAPETIMPVLGYRSIVDGIIALHEVPGDSLGTDRAIGLPSLTVTAQDMIDALNRTAGHRRLGKISVQPDPFIEAICAGWAQDAAFDRAIGLELPRESTLDEIVQYYIEDYLDD from the coding sequence ATGAAAGTCGTAATTACAGGAGGAGCTGGTTTTGTTGGATTGAGATTGGCTCGCCACCTTTTAAACCGCGGGACTCTAATTGGACCCTCTGGAAATCAGGAACCGATAGAAAGATTATTGTTGTTTGATCAAACAGTACCGGAATTTCGGCCAGACGGCCTTGATAATCGAGTTGAATTCATTTCTGGCGACATAAGCGACCGCGAAACAGTATTCAACCTAATAAACCAAAAAGACATTTCTGTCTTCCACCTAGCCTCGGTCGTAAGTGGTGGTGGTGAGAAAGACTTCGACCTGGCAATTCGCGTCAACCTACACGGGGCCCTGCATATATTCGAGGCACTCCGAGCTCAAGAAGGCAGCCCACGCTTAGTATTCGCTAGCTCGATCGCAGTTTTCGGTGGTGACACCATGCCGTCAATTGTTAGCGACAACACCAAACAAACACCCCAGACCACATATGGCGTAACAAAATCTATCTGTGAACTTTTAATCAACGACTATTCCAGGAAGGGATTTTTTGATGGTAGAACAGCTAGGCTTCCTACTGTCATTGTCCGACCAGGGAAGCCAAATGCAGCTGCATCTAGTTTTGTAAGTGGTGTCTTTCGTGAACCTCTCGCGGGACTAGACTTCGTATTACCTGTGGCTCCAGAAACAATCATGCCAGTGTTGGGATACCGATCTATTGTTGATGGGATCATAGCTCTACACGAAGTGCCTGGCGACAGCCTAGGTACAGATAGGGCGATCGGCTTACCGAGCCTCACAGTAACGGCCCAAGATATGATTGACGCCTTAAACCGTACAGCTGGTCATAGACGCCTAGGGAAGATCTCGGTACAACCTGACCCCTTCATAGAAGCTATCTGTGCTGGGTGGGCCCAGGACGCGGCGTTCGACCGAGCTATTGGTCTAGAACTACCTCGGGAGTCCACTCTTGATGAAATAGTCCAATACTATATTGAAGACTATCTAGATGACTAA
- a CDS encoding urease subunit beta, with protein sequence MIPGEWLIEDGEIELNAEKECLTLRVENRGDRPVQVGSHTHFFEVNAALSFDRELAYGHRLDVPAGTALRFEPGEGRLILLVPFGGNRIAYGMNALVSGSLADKKDAALKLARDQGYIEEIK encoded by the coding sequence ATGATTCCAGGTGAGTGGCTGATCGAAGATGGTGAAATCGAACTTAATGCAGAAAAAGAGTGCCTGACTTTGAGAGTCGAAAATAGAGGTGACCGACCAGTCCAAGTTGGTTCCCACACGCATTTCTTTGAGGTTAATGCTGCCTTGTCATTTGATCGAGAATTGGCCTACGGTCACCGTTTAGATGTACCTGCCGGTACAGCATTACGCTTTGAACCCGGTGAGGGCAGGCTTATCCTGCTAGTTCCTTTTGGGGGAAACCGAATAGCTTACGGCATGAATGCTCTAGTTTCAGGGAGCCTTGCTGACAAAAAGGATGCTGCCCTCAAACTGGCTAGAGACCAAGGTTATATCGAGGAAATCAAGTGA